TCCTTCGCGGACCTGCTCGAGCGCAACGACGGGGTCTTCGGTGGTTGCTGGTGTCTCGGGTTTCACCCGGAGCGCCGCCAGCGGGGAATCAGCCGTCGCGAGGTCAAGGAGGAGCGCGTTCGAACCGATCGTGCGCACGCCGCGCTCGCCTTCGACGAGGACGGCGCGGCACAGGGGTGGTGCCAGTACGGCAGCCCCGAGGAGCTCCCCGGCATCAAGCACCTGCGCGAATACGAGAAGGACGCGCCGGCGTGGCCGGATTGGCGGATCACCTGCTTCTACGTCGACAAGAAGCATCGTGGTCAGGGTGTGGCACGTGCGGCGCTGGGTGGCGCGCTCGACCAGATATCCCATGCCGGCGGCGGTCTCGTCGAAGCGATCCCCGAGGTGACCGCCGGCCGCGAGACGCCGGGCCGTTTTCTGTTCAGCGCGACGGTCGAGCTCTTCGAGGACCACGGATTCACCCGTGGCCGGCAGGTGGGCAAGCACGCCTGGATCGTGAGCCGGGTGCTCGATCCGACCTAGGACTGGATGCGTCAACAGCAGTCGTCGCCACGCCAGCTCTCGCGGCCTTCCCGCACAGCCCATGCAGCCAAGAGCAGGGCGACAGCCGGATCGAGCCAGGCCCACCCGAGGACAGCGGTGGCGGCCAGCCCGAGGAGAACCGCGCCGGCCTGCCCGGCGCACATCAGATTCTGAACTCCTTCGCCCGCGGTGGCACCAGATCCGAGCCTGCGGCCGAGACGCCGCTTGGCTATCCCGAGACCGGGCATGACGAGCAGGCTTGCAGTGGTGACGGCGATTCCCAGCCAACTGGTTTCTGTTGCGTGCCCGAACACCAAGTCGC
The Mycobacteriales bacterium genome window above contains:
- a CDS encoding GNAT family N-acetyltransferase; the encoded protein is SFADLLERNDGVFGGCWCLGFHPERRQRGISRREVKEERVRTDRAHAALAFDEDGAAQGWCQYGSPEELPGIKHLREYEKDAPAWPDWRITCFYVDKKHRGQGVARAALGGALDQISHAGGGLVEAIPEVTAGRETPGRFLFSATVELFEDHGFTRGRQVGKHAWIVSRVLDPT